The following DNA comes from Alienimonas californiensis.
CCCAAAAGGGGGCGAGGGGAGCAGAGGCGATTGAGCGCCCTGATTAAATCACGAAGTCCGTCGCGCGACCCAGGACGCGGTCGATCAGGTCCTCCGGCAGGTCCACCGAAAGTTGCTCCGGGGGCATCATGTCCGTCGGATTGATGCCGCAGTATTGGCTCCAGGGGCCGAGGTGCCGCCAGCGGCCGGCCCGCTTCGGTTCGCCGGGCAGCACCGGGGTGGTGCACCGGTTGCAGCCGATCGTCGCGTAACCCTGCTCGTGCAGGGGGTTGGTGGGGATCGCGTTGTCTTTGAGGTACGCGGCGAGTTCCTCGTCCGCCATCGTCACCAGCGGGTTGATGCGGAGGGTGTTCGTCTCCGGGTCCGGCGAGAGCACCGGGGTGCGGCCGCGGGGGCCGCCGTCGCTGCGGCGCAGCGAGGAGATCATCGCGTCGTACTGATCGGCGACGGCCAGCAGCGGGTCGCTTTTCCGCATCCGGCAGCACTCCGCCTGCCCCTCCGGGGTGAGGTAGAGCACGCCGAGCTGGTTGGTCTGCTCCTCCATCGTCAGTTCGGGAGTGAGCGTGCGGATCGTCAGACCGTACTCCTCCGCAATCAGATCACGGTGGGCGTAGGTCTCCGGGAACAGCACACCGGTGTCGACGAACAGCACCGGGATGTCCAGATCCAACGTGCTGAGCATGTGGCAGACCGCGCAGCCGGTCTTCTGCATCGAACTCAGCGCGGCGAGCCGGTCGCCGAAGAGGTCTTTCGCCCAGCGGATCAGGTCCCGGGGGTCGCTGTGCTCGAACTGGGCGTTGAGGTCGGCCAGGTCGGCCAGCGTCAGGCGGGCCACGGCGGGCCTTTCGGAGGGGGGAGATCGGGCGGGGATAATAGGCGCCGGGGCGGTCCGAGGTGAACCGCGATCCGGCAACGCCCCGCTCTCCCGCCGTTTAAGCCGGCCCCATGGGTCCGGCTTAGGCGGGGTCGCCCCCTCAGAACACGCTGAGCAACAGCACCTGGCTGAGCCGGACCAGCCAGCTGCGTTCCTTCTCCGTCATCACGCCGCGTTCCAGCACGCCCTCGGTGACGCTTTTCGTCTGGGCGAGCGTCACCTTCTGCATCGTGCCGAACCGGCGGCCCGTGGGGTTCTCCGGGCTGGCGGCCCGTTCCAGCAGCAGGCCGGTGATGCGGTTCACGGCCCGGGCCTCGTCCAGGTCCGGCGACGGGTTCGCCTCCCAGACGGGGGCCTCGGCGTCGTTGGCCGTGGTCACCGTGATCGCCAGGATCAGCGAGGCCACCCGGGCGGCCTTCTCCACGTTGAGGTTCTCCGGCGTGTCGGTGGGGCGGTGGTAGTCCTTGTGCTCGCCGGTGCTGAAGAACAGGAAGGGGATGTCGCGGTCGCGGAACGGGCCGTAATCGCTGCGGGTGCCGATCAGGTCGATGCCCAGCCGGGCCGCTTCCAGCCCCTCCGGCGTGCCGACGCGGTCGAGAACGCTTTTGAGGTGCGGGGCGTGCTCGCTGCCCATCACGAATACGGTAGGCAGGTCCAGGTCGCCCAGACTGCGGCCGATCATGTCCGCGACGAACACCGCCTTGAGTTGCCGCATCGTGGCGTCATCCTGCCCGCCGGTCAGCACGGCGGGGGGGTGGGCGGCGAACCAGCGGGAGCCGAACAGCATGCGCTCCTCCAGGTCGAACGCGACGAACAGCACGCTGCGGCGGGGGCCGTCGCCCTGTTTGGCGTCGTCGGCGAGGCGTTCGGCGGCCTCCATCAGCATCGCGGTACCGCTGGCGTTGTCGTCGGCGCCCGGATACAGCACCCCGCCCCGCACGCCGAGGTGGTCGTAATGGGCGCCGATCATCACCACTTCCGCCTTCGCCGCCGGGTCCGAGCCCGGCAGCAGGGCCGCCACGTTCCGCCCGAACGGCCCGCCGTCCGGCCCGGCGATCGTCTGGAAGAAGCTCTTCCCCCCCGCTCCGCCGTCGCCGTCAGCCGGCGCGTTCCCGGGCGCAGCTGCCGGGGATGCCTCGAAGACCGGCTCCAGCCCCAGCGATTGGAAGTGAGCGGCGAGGTACTCCGCGGCGGCGTCCGCCCGGCCGCCGGGGCGACCGCCGCGGGCGGGGTCGGCGAGGAACTCGACGTGCGGCCGCAGATCGTCCGCCGTGATCCGCTGCGGGGTGATCTGCTCCGCGGCGACGACCGGCGGGGGCGTCTCGGCGGGGGCGTCCTGCCCCAGCGCCGCGGCGGACGGCAGGGCGAAGACCCAGACGGACGCGGCGATCAATCGCGCGCGGGTCGGTGAGGGACGAACGGGAACGGGCGGGAGCCGCATGGGAGACGCATCCGTGCGCGGGATCGGGAACGCCCCCAAGTTCGCCTGCGGGGCGGCCGCCGGCAAGGGCCGGCGGGCGCGAAGAAAGCGACGGGCGCGATTTTTCCCCCGGGGAGCGTCCTCCCGCTCAAACGGGCTGAACCGCATCCGCCGGTCGGGCCGAAGAACCGTTCGCGGCCGCATCGCGGCCCCGGGCCGGCGGGCCGCTTCGCCGGCCGCGCCCGACCCGCCCAACACCGCCCCCCGCCGCCGCCATGAACCGCCGCGTGCTTGTTCTCCCCTCCAACCGTCGCCTGTTGCGGTTGGCCGCGCTCGCCGCCCTGACGGTCTGCTGCGCGTTCGCCGGCCCGGACTCGGCCCATGCCAGCGGCAAGGGCCAGCCGACCGACTGGAACCGCTTCTACCACTACCCGTACGTCTACTACCCGCGGAACTTCGAAGCCCCGCAGGAGTACGACAGCCTGTACTACAAGTACCCCGAGGAACGCCGGATTCCCGTCTATCGCACGGACTGGCACAACTTCTACCCTCGCAACCGTCCGTACCACAGCGGCCACCACTTCTACCTCGACGTGTTCTGAGCCGACTGGTCTGAGCCGATCGGCCGGTCCCGGACCGCCCGATCCCGACATCGCCCCGCAAGGATGCGGGGTTGTCCCCGCAAGGATGCGGGGCACGCCCGCCAGACCCCTCTTCGTGAGGGATCGGCGGGCGGTTGCTTGCGCGGCGTCTTCCGGACCGAACGGTCCTCGGATTCGTTCCGCGGCCAAGGCGCGACATTTTTCAGAACGCGCCGGCTTGAGACGAGTTACGTTCGCCGTCCTGATGGCTGACGTTCCGCCCGCCACGCCGCCGCCCGACCCTGCCGGACCGCCCGACGCATTGGGGCTGCCCGCTGCGGTCGGGTCGTCGCGGACGGCGCCGACGTCCGCGGACAAAACGGTCGGCCCCGCCGGGATCACCCGGTCCGGCGGCGCCCGCTCGGGCGCCGGTGCGGGGACGGTTCCCGCCGGCCGGTTCCTGGGGCGCTTTCGGATCGACGGGACGTTGGGCTACGGCGGGATGGGCACCGTCTACCGGGCCTTCGACCCGACGCTGGAGCGGCACGTCGCCCTGAAGGTGCCCCGGTTCGACGCCGACGACGATCCGGAACTGCTCCGCCAATTCCTGCGGGAGGCGCGAGCCGCCGCCGCCGTGCGGCACCCGCACTTGGTGGAGGTGTACGAAGCCGGCACGATCGACGCGTCCGGCGAGGGCGGCCGGCAGTGCTACCTCGCCAGTGCCCTGTGCGACGGGCCGGACCTGGCGAAGTGGCTGGCGAACCGCGTCGAGCCGGTTCCTCCCCCGCTCGCCGCGGCGTTGTTGATCCCGATTGCCGAGGCCGTGCACCGCTGCCACCTCGCCGGGGTGATTCATCGCGATTTGAAGCCGGCGAACGTGTTGCTGGACGCCCCGGACCCGCGCCCCGCCGAGGCCGGGGAGCTGCCCTTCGTGCCCAAGGTGTCGGACTTCGGCGTGGCCCGGGTGCTGGAGGAGAGCGCCGCGGCGACCCGCACCAGCCGGGCGGTCGGCACGCCGCTCTACATGGCGCCGGAGCAGGCGGGCGAACGCCCGGAGGAGATCGGCCCGGCCACGGACGTGTGGGCGCTGGGGGCGATGCTGTACGAACTGCTGGCCGGGCGACCTCCGTTCGACGGTCGCACCACGCTGGCGCTGCTCAAACAGATCGACGAGGAGGACCCGCCGCCCCCGCGGACGGTGCGGCCGGGACTGCCCTCCGGGCTGGACGCGATCTGCATGAAGTGCCTGCGGAAGCGGCCGGGAGACCGTTACGCCGGCGCCGCGGCGCTCGCCGCGGACCTGATCGCCTGGCGGGAGGGGCGGGCGGTCACGGCCCGGCGATTCTGCTGGCGGGACCGGCTCCTCACCTGGCTCCGCCGCCCGGAGCGGCTGCGGGACGCGGGCATCGTGTTGATCATGTGGAACGCCCCGTTCTCCGCGGGCATGGCCGTGTTGGCGCTCGACACCTGGCTGGAGCGAGTCACCGCGCTACCGAAAGACGACGCCCTCCTGGGCGAAGCGATCGCCGGATCGGCCATGTCCGCCGCGATGACGTACGTCGGCGCTCGATTGCTCCGCGGCGATCGCTGGGCCTGGTGGGTCGGCTTCGTCGCGGCCCTCGGCGTTTGGCTGTACGCCTGCAGCGGGTGGATCTGGGGCGGCGGGGCGGGGTTCAGCATCTACGACCGACTCCCGGCGGCCAAGTACCTCGTGATGCTCTCGGTCACCGCCGGGATGACCCTGCAATTGACGGCGGTGGCGGTGGCGGCCGGCGCCCGAGCCCCCGGCCGGAGGGACTGACGAAGGAAGCGGGCTCGCCCGGGGCGGCAACCGGGGCGGCCGTCCCCTTAAGCTGACTGGCCGCCCATGAACCGCCCCTCCCCCGAACTGCCGCCGCCCGACAGCGGGAACGAGCTCTCCGCCTGGGACGAGGGCGCGGCGTCGGCGAAAACGACCGGGCGGCGCGGCGACACCACCTCCGCCGGTTCGACCGGCCCGCCCTTGCCCCCGACGCCCGCCGGGCGGGCGCTGGGTCGGTTCCTGATCGAAGGCACGCTCGGCCACGGCGGGATGGGCACCGTCTACCGGGCGTTCGACCCGACGCTGAATCGCCGCGTGGCCCTGAAGGTGCCGCGGTTCGACGCCGCCACCGACCCGAATCTGCGGCAACAGTTCCTCGGCGAGGCCCGGGCCGCCGCCGCCGTCAGCCATCCCCACCTGGTCGAGGTCTACGAGACCGGCACCGTGGCGGACCCGGACGGCATCGGCCTGCGGTGCTACATCGCCAGCGCCCTGTGCGAGGGGCCGGATCTGGCGGAGTGGCTGGCGGACCGCGACGAGCCGGTTCCTCCCCCGCTCGCCGCGGCGTTGTTGATCCCGATCGCCGAGGCCGTTCACCGCTGCCACCTCGCCGGGGTGATTCACCGGGACCTCAAGCCGGCGAACATCCTGCTGGACGCGGCGGACCGGAGCCCGTCCGACCCCGGGCTCTCGGGGATGGGCTTTCACGCCTCGGAACTGCCGTTCGTGCCCAAGGTGTCGGACTTCGGCGTGGCCCGGGTGCTGGAGGAGAGCGCCGCGGCCACGACCGCCAGCCGGGCGGTCGGTACGCCGCTCTATATGGCGCCCGAGCAGGCGCAGGAGCGAACGGAGGAGATCGGCCCGGCCACGGACGTGTGGGCCTTGGGGGCGATGTTGTACGAACTGCTGACCGGCCGCCCGCCGTTCGAGGGCCGCACCGCCCTCACGCTGCTCCGTCACATCGCCGAGGACGAGCCCCGGCCCCCGCGGTCGTTGCGGGCCGGACTGCCCTCCGGGCTGGACGCGATCTGCATGAAGTGCCTGCGGAAGCGGCCGGGGGATCGTTACCCGACCGCGGCGGCGTTCGCCGCGGATCTCGCCGCGTGGCGGAACGGGCGGGCGGTGTCGGCCCGACCGTTCGGTTGGCGGGACCGCTTCGCCGCCTGGCTCTGCCGCCCGGAGCGGGTGCGGGACGCGGGGGCGGTCGCCGTCGTCTGGAACGGCGTGCTGGCCGTGGGGATCGGCTTCATGGCGCTGGACATCGGCATGGGCTGGGAGACGCCGCTGCCGCCCAGCGAAGAGTTTCTGGGGGAAGCGATCCTGCTCTCGCTGATCCACGCGGCGTTGACGGTCGTGGCGTGGCGTCACCTGTGCAGGGACCGCTGGGCCTTCTGGATCGGACTGGCCGCCGCGACGATCTGCTGGGGCGTGGTGATGAACGCCCTGCTGCTGGGGGGCGGGGGCGGGTTCAGCATGTACCGCGATCTGCCGGAGGCGAAGTACCTGATGATGGTGACGCTCGTCTGCGCGTTCAGCGCCCAGTTGCTGGTCTTCCTGTTCGCCGTTCGGGCGCGAATGAGCCTGAAATAAAGGGCTCTTTCAGCGGACCCGCTCTTGACGGCGGTCGGCCCGCGGACCTACCCCCCGCCGGTCCGTCGACTCCGTCGCCGCGCCCCCGGTCTCCGCCGATCCGGACGCCGCTGCGCCCGCCCCGCGTTCCGAACCCGCCGCCCCGATGCCCAAGCCCGCCCGGCCGCGCGTCCGGTTCCCCCGCCCCCTGCCGGGGCCGCGTCCGCTGTTCCGTCCGAAGAGCCTGGTCCGCCCGCGGGCCGCGTGCGTCGCGGCGCTGATCGGCACGTTGATCGGCTCCGGCGGGGGCTGCGCCGCCCTGCCGGCCCTGGGCGGCCCCGGCAATCCGCCGGTCGCCGAGGCGGACCCCGACGACGCCGACCCGGAGGCCGACGGCGGCGTTCAACTCGCCGGCGCCGAGGGCCCCGCGGACGACTCCCCCTTCTACGGCGACGACGACGCCCTGCGGTCCACGACCCCGGAGCAGCCCGGCGTGCTGGCGAAGCCGCGGGAGTGGTTGAAGGGCCTGACCGGCCGGAAGGGCGAGGCGGAGGTCTCCGCGACCCGCCTGCCGCCGGAGGCCCGTCAGGCGTTCGAGGCCGCCCGCAACGATCTGGAGCGGGGCGAGCACAAGCGGGCCGCGTCCGCCTTCAAATCGCTCTCCCGCCGCTACGCCGACACCGCCATCGAGGAGGATTCCCTCTTCTACCGGGCCGAGGCGCTCTACGCCGCGGAGGACTACGCCCCCGCCCAGGACGCCTACGACACGCTGCTGGACCGCTACCCGTCCACGCGGCGCTTGGACGTGATCAGCAAACGGCAGTTCGACATCGCCCGCCGCTGGCTGGGCTTCCCGGAGGCGGTGGTCAGCGCCGACGTGAAGCCGGTC
Coding sequences within:
- a CDS encoding phosphoadenylyl-sulfate reductase, whose protein sequence is MARLTLADLADLNAQFEHSDPRDLIRWAKDLFGDRLAALSSMQKTGCAVCHMLSTLDLDIPVLFVDTGVLFPETYAHRDLIAEEYGLTIRTLTPELTMEEQTNQLGVLYLTPEGQAECCRMRKSDPLLAVADQYDAMISSLRRSDGGPRGRTPVLSPDPETNTLRINPLVTMADEELAAYLKDNAIPTNPLHEQGYATIGCNRCTTPVLPGEPKRAGRWRHLGPWSQYCGINPTDMMPPEQLSVDLPEDLIDRVLGRATDFVI
- a CDS encoding M28 family metallopeptidase; amino-acid sequence: MIAASVWVFALPSAAALGQDAPAETPPPVVAAEQITPQRITADDLRPHVEFLADPARGGRPGGRADAAAEYLAAHFQSLGLEPVFEASPAAAPGNAPADGDGGAGGKSFFQTIAGPDGGPFGRNVAALLPGSDPAAKAEVVMIGAHYDHLGVRGGVLYPGADDNASGTAMLMEAAERLADDAKQGDGPRRSVLFVAFDLEERMLFGSRWFAAHPPAVLTGGQDDATMRQLKAVFVADMIGRSLGDLDLPTVFVMGSEHAPHLKSVLDRVGTPEGLEAARLGIDLIGTRSDYGPFRDRDIPFLFFSTGEHKDYHRPTDTPENLNVEKAARVASLILAITVTTANDAEAPVWEANPSPDLDEARAVNRITGLLLERAASPENPTGRRFGTMQKVTLAQTKSVTEGVLERGVMTEKERSWLVRLSQVLLLSVF
- a CDS encoding serine/threonine-protein kinase; its protein translation is MADVPPATPPPDPAGPPDALGLPAAVGSSRTAPTSADKTVGPAGITRSGGARSGAGAGTVPAGRFLGRFRIDGTLGYGGMGTVYRAFDPTLERHVALKVPRFDADDDPELLRQFLREARAAAAVRHPHLVEVYEAGTIDASGEGGRQCYLASALCDGPDLAKWLANRVEPVPPPLAAALLIPIAEAVHRCHLAGVIHRDLKPANVLLDAPDPRPAEAGELPFVPKVSDFGVARVLEESAAATRTSRAVGTPLYMAPEQAGERPEEIGPATDVWALGAMLYELLAGRPPFDGRTTLALLKQIDEEDPPPPRTVRPGLPSGLDAICMKCLRKRPGDRYAGAAALAADLIAWREGRAVTARRFCWRDRLLTWLRRPERLRDAGIVLIMWNAPFSAGMAVLALDTWLERVTALPKDDALLGEAIAGSAMSAAMTYVGARLLRGDRWAWWVGFVAALGVWLYACSGWIWGGGAGFSIYDRLPAAKYLVMLSVTAGMTLQLTAVAVAAGARAPGRRD
- a CDS encoding serine/threonine-protein kinase; its protein translation is MNRPSPELPPPDSGNELSAWDEGAASAKTTGRRGDTTSAGSTGPPLPPTPAGRALGRFLIEGTLGHGGMGTVYRAFDPTLNRRVALKVPRFDAATDPNLRQQFLGEARAAAAVSHPHLVEVYETGTVADPDGIGLRCYIASALCEGPDLAEWLADRDEPVPPPLAAALLIPIAEAVHRCHLAGVIHRDLKPANILLDAADRSPSDPGLSGMGFHASELPFVPKVSDFGVARVLEESAAATTASRAVGTPLYMAPEQAQERTEEIGPATDVWALGAMLYELLTGRPPFEGRTALTLLRHIAEDEPRPPRSLRAGLPSGLDAICMKCLRKRPGDRYPTAAAFAADLAAWRNGRAVSARPFGWRDRFAAWLCRPERVRDAGAVAVVWNGVLAVGIGFMALDIGMGWETPLPPSEEFLGEAILLSLIHAALTVVAWRHLCRDRWAFWIGLAAATICWGVVMNALLLGGGGGFSMYRDLPEAKYLMMVTLVCAFSAQLLVFLFAVRARMSLK